In one window of Anaerolineales bacterium DNA:
- a CDS encoding PspC domain-containing protein, whose translation MSGEYKRLYRSRDDRMIAGVCAGVANYFESDPTLIRLLAVVGLFANAPAAALTYGVMMAVVPEAPVEESPVN comes from the coding sequence ATGTCGGGTGAATATAAGCGACTGTATCGATCCAGAGATGACCGTATGATTGCAGGCGTTTGCGCTGGAGTGGCCAATTATTTCGAATCCGATCCGACCCTGATCCGATTGTTGGCCGTGGTCGGACTCTTTGCCAACGCACCAGCGGCGGCGTTGACCTACGGGGTCATGATGGCCGTCGTGCCGGAAGCGCCGGTCGAAGAATCGCCGGTTAACTGA
- a CDS encoding class I SAM-dependent methyltransferase, with amino-acid sequence MLWLLLVLLALLIALLVWEIWICEGVHLGRRFVVFLYDLAATRYEQIKEFDPDWEKRFLGEPVVGTLRSLQDAKILDVGAGTGRLARRVLPLGSFQGSIVCLDASRRMIAQGRQLTDDHRACWMQAWSVPLPFPDGVFDMVVSLEMLEFTPQPLETLAEMVRVTQPGGWVVVTNRVGWEAPWIVGHTYPSSDFAGVLKRLGLDYVEILHWQLDYDLAWARKAYL; translated from the coding sequence ATGCTCTGGCTGCTCCTGGTTCTGCTTGCTCTGCTGATCGCCCTCCTGGTGTGGGAGATCTGGATTTGCGAGGGCGTGCACCTTGGGCGGCGCTTCGTGGTTTTCCTCTACGATCTGGCGGCCACCCGCTACGAACAGATCAAGGAATTCGACCCCGATTGGGAAAAGCGATTTCTGGGAGAGCCGGTCGTCGGGACGCTGCGGTCATTGCAGGACGCGAAGATCCTGGATGTGGGCGCAGGCACTGGCCGCCTGGCGCGCCGGGTGCTTCCACTCGGCTCCTTCCAGGGCTCGATCGTCTGCCTCGATGCCTCCCGCAGAATGATCGCCCAGGGACGCCAACTGACGGACGACCATCGAGCCTGCTGGATGCAGGCCTGGTCCGTTCCGCTGCCGTTCCCGGACGGCGTCTTCGACATGGTCGTGAGTCTGGAGATGCTCGAGTTCACGCCGCAGCCGCTGGAGACGTTGGCCGAGATGGTGCGCGTGACTCAACCTGGTGGGTGGGTCGTGGTGACCAACCGCGTAGGATGGGAAGCGCCGTGGATTGTGGGGCACACCTACCCAAGCAGCGACTTCGCCGGCGTACTGAAGAGACTTGGCCTCGACTACGTCGAAATCCTGCACTGGCAGCTCGATTACGATCTGGCCTGGGCGCGTAAAGCTTATCTTTAG
- a CDS encoding MurR/RpiR family transcriptional regulator gives MTNLQTDSAFSYENRIREARSGFSPSFLRLANFLLDSYTESAFLTATELAHLIDIDPGTVVRFSQHLGYRGYPELQAEIRDRVRRECFLDLTTESNTPSEAAAKALDEVVQTLKAVQRSFPVELANKFISLLDEVERIILLTDEHAHPPANTLATYLEAAGYTVHCSNGSPAGLARAVAGARKRDLALAVCVCDETPFIAAALAGAKDAGARTVSLVAIPSAEAAVSADLVLSGFAHPDPGVGQIVLESMVYALIRMLAHARPARFRRAEERVQAMTERLVGNKTT, from the coding sequence GTGACCAATCTGCAAACTGACTCTGCATTCTCGTACGAAAACCGCATTCGTGAGGCTCGATCCGGGTTCTCACCGAGTTTTTTGCGCCTGGCCAACTTCCTGCTCGACTCGTACACCGAATCGGCTTTTCTCACGGCCACAGAGCTGGCGCATCTCATCGACATCGACCCGGGCACGGTGGTGCGATTCTCGCAGCATCTCGGCTATCGAGGCTATCCGGAACTGCAGGCCGAAATCCGTGATCGCGTCCGGCGGGAATGCTTCCTCGATCTGACCACCGAATCGAATACCCCTTCCGAAGCGGCCGCCAAGGCGCTGGACGAGGTAGTTCAAACCCTGAAAGCCGTGCAGCGCAGTTTTCCGGTCGAGCTGGCCAACAAATTCATTTCCCTGCTGGATGAAGTGGAGCGGATCATCTTGCTGACCGACGAGCACGCCCATCCTCCGGCCAACACCCTGGCTACTTACCTGGAAGCCGCCGGATATACGGTCCATTGCTCGAACGGCAGCCCGGCGGGATTGGCGCGCGCGGTCGCCGGCGCCCGCAAGCGGGACCTGGCGCTGGCAGTCTGCGTCTGCGACGAAACGCCCTTCATCGCCGCAGCGCTCGCCGGCGCGAAAGATGCCGGCGCCCGCACGGTCAGCCTCGTGGCTATTCCTTCTGCGGAAGCTGCTGTCTCCGCGGACCTCGTCCTTTCGGGATTCGCCCATCCCGACCCCGGAGTGGGGCAGATCGTCCTGGAAAGCATGGTCTATGCGCTGATCCGCATGCTCGCACACGCCCGCCCGGCGCGCTTTCGGAGAGCCGAGGAACGAGTCCAGGCCATGACCGAGCGTCTCGTCGGAAACAAGACCACCTGA
- a CDS encoding ATP-binding protein, whose protein sequence is MPTLSHWELTGLFLIIIACICIIQYLHIRRYVLKPLAHLEERYRQIFNNSLNGIAYHEVVCDDENGEIDYRFVEVNPAFEELTGLKASEVVGKRNREVLPEAEQTIFEQIYCQVAETGEPDRQEIYSSTLERCFQVAAFSPIPNFYAAIFTDITKQKKYEQSLKDQSAWLETLIEERTEELSETQAKLIQREKMAQLGQLARGIAHELRNPLGVISNAVYYLKTPHAQNEGTTREYLNIIEIEVNRSEKTITDLLEYSREPVPIFEKTDIGELLQEILGGLPTPDSIRITTKVDGSAPAAQIDSRQIGMVLNNLLTNAYQAMPEGGNLDIEISQLDDHVRLAIHDTGSGIAAQNIQTIFEPFFTTKPKGIGLGLAISKTLAEVNGGEISVESAENKGSTFTLILPRAKETAAPTD, encoded by the coding sequence ATGCCCACACTCAGCCATTGGGAACTGACCGGCCTGTTCCTCATCATCATCGCCTGTATTTGCATCATTCAATACCTTCACATTCGACGCTACGTGCTCAAACCGCTCGCCCACCTCGAGGAACGCTATCGCCAGATATTCAACAACTCCCTGAACGGCATCGCTTATCACGAGGTCGTCTGCGACGATGAAAACGGCGAAATCGATTATCGATTCGTCGAAGTAAATCCCGCCTTCGAAGAACTCACGGGGCTTAAAGCATCCGAAGTCGTCGGTAAACGCAATCGCGAAGTGCTCCCAGAGGCGGAGCAGACGATCTTCGAACAAATATACTGCCAGGTTGCGGAAACCGGAGAACCCGATCGGCAAGAGATCTACTCTTCCACCCTGGAACGCTGTTTTCAGGTCGCCGCCTTCTCGCCCATACCCAACTTTTATGCCGCCATCTTTACCGACATTACCAAGCAGAAGAAATACGAACAATCACTGAAGGACCAATCCGCCTGGCTCGAGACGCTCATCGAGGAACGCACGGAAGAACTCAGTGAAACGCAGGCGAAATTGATCCAGCGCGAGAAGATGGCCCAACTCGGACAGCTGGCTCGAGGAATCGCACACGAACTACGCAACCCGCTGGGCGTGATCTCCAATGCCGTCTATTATCTAAAAACCCCGCACGCGCAAAATGAAGGCACGACGAGAGAATATCTCAACATCATCGAGATCGAAGTCAATCGATCCGAGAAGACCATCACTGACTTGTTGGAGTACTCCCGAGAGCCGGTGCCTATCTTCGAGAAAACCGATATCGGCGAGCTGCTGCAAGAAATTCTCGGAGGGCTCCCGACACCGGATTCGATACGAATCACCACCAAGGTCGACGGTTCGGCGCCGGCCGCACAAATCGACAGCCGACAAATCGGAATGGTGCTGAACAACCTGCTCACCAATGCGTATCAAGCGATGCCCGAAGGGGGAAACCTGGACATCGAGATATCCCAACTGGATGATCACGTTCGGCTCGCCATTCACGACACAGGATCGGGGATCGCCGCGCAGAACATACAGACAATATTCGAACCGTTCTTCACCACCAAGCCGAAGGGGATCGGCCTGGGGCTGGCGATTTCGAAGACACTCGCAGAGGTAAACGGCGGGGAAATCAGCGTGGAAAGCGCCGAAAATAAAGGATCGACGTTCACCCTCATCCTTCCCCGGGCCAAAGAAACAGCCGCTCCAACAGATTGA
- a CDS encoding M1 family metallopeptidase, with the protein MSRRYRFIVLVLLVHLTACSRIGDFGNVLHRATETPLATRSLPATYTPTASPTAIPSIPATPTISEHTQQSALLPEFVSDADVFPDATRYDIELDVDFQPGSTEAHIEGIARIRYVNPLEKNLSNIVLMLWPNDEQYQAQMQAGTAMIDGELTIPQAIMDGKALRIDLRPSLAGGESVDLTIPFSLEVDSFHEGSPRRMGITEGVLLAPTFYPMIPRLVDGEWDAIDAPSAGDTTSSETAFYAVNITTPVGQIVVATGVEISSTTTPDGKQRFEYISGPVRDFAFAIGQWEKTSGTSGEVTLNVWALPQHAASAQTALRAARIQVNLLSEIVGPYPYPELDLVDAPYAFGGIEYPGLVFIGTMGTDWVTVPTVHEVAHQWFYALLGNDQIREPWLDEAMASFAEALYYERAYGLGQGTGYLSDIRARLRAVPDATQPIGLAVGEYASESDYFIFVYQKGTLFLEALRNKLGTNRFNDFLAAVYAQYRYGFMHAEEFQNAAEAVCACDLQDFFDLWVYEGGEIFPP; encoded by the coding sequence ATGTCGCGACGTTATCGATTCATCGTATTGGTTTTACTCGTCCACCTAACCGCCTGCAGCCGGATCGGGGATTTCGGAAATGTTCTCCACAGAGCAACCGAAACGCCTCTTGCGACGCGTTCGCTTCCAGCCACGTACACCCCGACCGCCTCTCCGACTGCGATCCCTTCGATCCCGGCGACTCCGACGATTTCCGAACATACGCAGCAATCCGCACTGCTGCCCGAGTTCGTCAGCGACGCTGACGTTTTCCCCGATGCCACACGTTACGACATCGAGCTGGATGTCGATTTCCAACCCGGATCGACCGAAGCCCACATCGAAGGAATCGCCCGCATCCGCTATGTCAATCCCCTCGAGAAAAACCTTTCCAACATCGTGTTGATGCTCTGGCCCAATGACGAGCAGTACCAGGCGCAGATGCAGGCCGGGACGGCCATGATCGACGGAGAACTCACCATCCCGCAAGCCATTATGGACGGAAAAGCGTTGCGCATTGATTTGCGCCCGTCCCTCGCAGGAGGTGAAAGCGTCGACTTGACCATTCCCTTCTCCCTCGAAGTTGATTCCTTCCACGAAGGATCGCCCAGACGTATGGGGATCACGGAAGGTGTGCTCCTCGCACCGACGTTCTACCCCATGATCCCCAGGCTCGTGGACGGCGAATGGGATGCGATCGATGCGCCGTCCGCCGGAGACACGACCAGTTCAGAAACTGCCTTTTACGCCGTAAACATCACGACGCCCGTGGGCCAAATCGTAGTCGCTACCGGGGTTGAGATTTCGAGCACAACGACACCGGATGGGAAACAACGCTTCGAATACATCAGCGGTCCGGTGCGTGACTTTGCCTTCGCCATCGGGCAATGGGAGAAAACCAGCGGCACTTCTGGTGAGGTGACTTTAAACGTGTGGGCACTCCCCCAACACGCAGCGAGCGCACAGACTGCGCTACGAGCGGCCCGGATTCAAGTAAATCTGCTGAGTGAAATCGTCGGGCCATATCCCTACCCAGAGCTCGATCTCGTCGACGCGCCCTACGCTTTCGGGGGAATCGAATATCCCGGCCTGGTATTCATCGGGACCATGGGAACAGATTGGGTTACTGTGCCCACGGTTCACGAAGTTGCGCACCAGTGGTTCTACGCGCTGCTTGGAAACGATCAGATTCGTGAACCCTGGCTGGACGAAGCCATGGCTTCGTTTGCGGAGGCGCTCTACTACGAGCGCGCGTATGGTTTGGGCCAGGGAACCGGCTACCTGAGTGACATCCGCGCCAGGCTGCGTGCCGTTCCCGACGCCACACAACCCATTGGTCTCGCTGTCGGGGAATACGCGAGTGAAAGCGATTACTTTATCTTCGTCTACCAAAAGGGAACCCTGTTCCTCGAAGCGCTGCGCAACAAATTGGGAACCAATCGCTTCAACGACTTCCTTGCCGCCGTCTACGCACAGTATCGCTACGGTTTCATGCACGCCGAAGAATTCCAAAACGCCGCAGAAGCGGTCTGCGCCTGCGATCTCCAGGATTTCTTCGACCTCTGGGTTTATGAAGGCGGCGAAATATTTCCCCCTTGA
- a CDS encoding Flp family type IVb pilin translates to MLFAPKERGQGLVEYALILVLIAVVVIVILALLGPAIGNVFSNIVSNI, encoded by the coding sequence ATGCTATTCGCTCCGAAAGAAAGAGGGCAGGGCCTGGTAGAGTATGCGTTGATCCTGGTTCTGATCGCCGTTGTCGTGATTGTGATCCTGGCGTTGCTCGGACCTGCCATCGGAAACGTATTCAGCAACATCGTCAGCAATATCTAA
- a CDS encoding immune inhibitor A — protein sequence MKRYSVIGLLALLLGLIAGVLPVGAAPGIDYRPVDVGPEIREWEPTQARLEGSPAAAEAEAEAGANAASSVDECILDEKDWLSMDSVAGSYFFTTFYLVAVGTDSELWVQADTSWPEGDTRETPEITCEQASYMVSEFDNNMLPKESDFFGVADFHDGSASLLEAWEIVPPGYYTDPDGKQVILVSNVRDENYYDPNYPLYIAGFYSPSLEAYFDRNVMTIDAYDWADRVGPDVERPHLYEGVFAHEYQHLLHDDYDPDEVNFVNEGLSMYAEYLTGYASGEEQYGGFLTNPENSLVVWEDQGNIEVLSDYGQAYLFQFYMMEQFGSAFLQAEFRNPENGISGINSTLDSRHIHRDFDDIYHDFSVAVLIDSRQNRYRYGFKKLDLAIDIGTVDDPNPEAYDMPGAPPWGTDYIWLSREPKKLGMFTFNGQDYSIFPSAWTSDGEVLWGGSGDLIDNWAIFEATGGGTLTFDTYVDIEDYWDFGFVQVSTDGGQTWTSLANEYTTSDHDPDAHPKVVENLPGLTGWSEDWITMSFDLSAYPGDILLAFRYITDWATTYEGWFIDNVYVDDVLISDGSDASVFKDITELFPIDNDFTVIFVGIRNLRGKPIYQVIKMRLNEETEEGFIQLRRLLGRSNKAVMLVTFDAPEGHSKYADYEYGFTYFDQGPRKPRLPNRHPWRRR from the coding sequence ATGAAACGTTACTCAGTGATCGGTTTGTTGGCATTACTTCTAGGTTTGATCGCCGGTGTTTTACCTGTTGGTGCAGCACCCGGAATCGATTATCGACCCGTGGATGTCGGCCCGGAAATTCGGGAATGGGAACCGACCCAGGCGCGGCTTGAAGGATCACCCGCAGCAGCGGAAGCCGAGGCCGAGGCAGGCGCAAATGCCGCCTCCAGCGTGGATGAATGTATTCTGGATGAGAAAGATTGGTTATCCATGGATTCCGTCGCCGGATCCTACTTCTTCACCACGTTCTACCTGGTAGCCGTGGGCACGGATTCCGAGCTTTGGGTGCAGGCAGACACGAGCTGGCCCGAAGGAGATACCCGGGAGACTCCGGAGATCACCTGCGAGCAAGCCAGCTACATGGTCTCGGAATTCGACAACAACATGCTCCCGAAGGAAAGTGATTTCTTCGGTGTGGCGGACTTCCACGACGGTTCGGCCTCGCTGCTCGAGGCCTGGGAAATCGTCCCACCGGGATACTACACCGACCCGGACGGCAAGCAGGTCATCCTGGTCTCGAACGTACGCGATGAAAACTACTACGATCCGAACTACCCGCTGTATATCGCCGGATTTTACTCCCCGTCCCTCGAAGCGTATTTCGATCGCAACGTTATGACCATCGACGCCTACGACTGGGCGGATCGCGTAGGGCCGGATGTGGAACGACCCCATCTTTACGAGGGGGTATTCGCCCACGAGTATCAACACTTGCTGCATGACGACTACGATCCCGACGAAGTGAATTTCGTAAACGAGGGTTTGTCGATGTACGCCGAATACCTCACCGGGTACGCTTCGGGCGAGGAGCAGTACGGCGGCTTCCTGACCAATCCCGAGAACTCTCTCGTCGTCTGGGAAGATCAAGGAAATATCGAAGTGCTGTCGGATTACGGCCAGGCCTACCTGTTCCAGTTTTACATGATGGAACAATTCGGCAGCGCCTTCCTGCAAGCCGAGTTCAGAAACCCCGAGAATGGGATAAGCGGCATCAATTCGACGCTCGATTCCCGCCACATTCACCGCGACTTCGATGACATCTACCACGACTTTTCCGTCGCCGTGTTGATCGATTCCCGCCAAAATCGCTACCGCTACGGCTTCAAGAAGCTCGACCTGGCCATCGATATCGGCACCGTGGACGACCCCAATCCGGAAGCTTACGATATGCCCGGTGCACCGCCCTGGGGCACGGACTACATCTGGCTCTCCCGGGAACCCAAGAAATTGGGGATGTTCACCTTCAACGGACAGGATTATTCGATCTTCCCCTCCGCTTGGACTTCCGATGGCGAGGTGCTCTGGGGCGGCAGTGGTGACCTGATCGACAACTGGGCGATCTTCGAAGCCACGGGTGGCGGCACACTGACCTTCGACACCTACGTCGACATCGAAGACTACTGGGATTTCGGCTTCGTGCAGGTCTCCACAGACGGCGGCCAGACATGGACCAGCCTGGCCAACGAATACACCACGAGCGATCACGATCCCGACGCGCATCCGAAGGTGGTCGAGAATCTGCCCGGCCTGACAGGTTGGAGCGAAGACTGGATTACGATGAGTTTCGACCTGAGTGCCTACCCGGGTGACATCCTGCTCGCCTTCCGTTACATCACCGATTGGGCCACGACCTACGAAGGCTGGTTCATCGACAACGTCTACGTCGACGACGTGCTCATCTCGGATGGTTCCGATGCTTCGGTTTTCAAGGACATCACGGAGCTGTTCCCCATCGATAACGACTTCACCGTGATCTTTGTGGGCATCCGAAACCTTCGAGGCAAACCGATATACCAGGTGATCAAGATGCGCTTGAACGAGGAGACCGAAGAAGGCTTCATTCAGCTTCGCAGGTTGCTCGGCCGATCCAACAAGGCCGTGATGCTCGTCACTTTCGACGCGCCCGAGGGCCATTCGAAGTATGCAGATTACGAATACGGTTTCACGTATTTCGATCAAGGTCCACGGAAACCGCGCTTGCCGAATCGACATCCCTGGCGTCGACGCTAA
- a CDS encoding DUF4173 domain-containing protein, whose protein sequence is MAEEKEKTDGGSEEQGQKPTFRSPRSLSLMAIILGVLFEILFDGHPTGISFPIWITACLLALVGMAQNEGIQPAKPEYLLSIPIVVLSVFTCFRLEPMTGILSMLITLLIFAVWIFAFRIGRVLEFRWVDFIVATIRTPLECLFGWGPVAAAAVRQTIGARATKNKLIAILRGLLLALPVFFLFLALLASADLVFADYVRKAFQWLDLDRLIQILRRLFIILFATALSLGALVMALRKREENIAGHAQKSSSQILGIIEGAVVLIVIDLLFGAFVAIQFAYLFGGEANITAAGYNYSEYARRGFFELTVLAVLSLGFIIGLSRWTKRESTSEKNWFTALSTCLVALMGVILASAVKRLLLYEDAYGFTRLRTYTHVAIAWMGVMFAVFLVLLYRERLRRFAPVAALGVLGFTLTLNVLNVDAFIVRQNIKRYTDRENTEIVREGITRVGAGSAELDLRYLFDLSYDGVPGLVDFADAAQGEIRTELLSQLACERGKLNARMESLKWPSLHFSRLGAQKALDGIADLLDEYPVTHSRTDWVVEVNGEYEACYRDFDWD, encoded by the coding sequence ATGGCAGAAGAAAAAGAAAAAACAGACGGCGGCAGCGAGGAGCAGGGACAGAAACCGACTTTCCGTTCGCCGCGTTCACTCAGCTTGATGGCGATCATTCTGGGAGTTCTCTTCGAGATCCTCTTCGACGGCCACCCTACCGGCATTTCTTTTCCCATCTGGATCACTGCCTGTTTGCTTGCCCTCGTCGGAATGGCACAGAATGAAGGAATCCAGCCGGCAAAACCCGAATATCTTCTTTCGATTCCCATCGTCGTGCTTTCTGTATTCACCTGTTTTCGGTTGGAACCCATGACGGGCATATTGAGCATGTTAATCACGCTTCTCATCTTTGCGGTCTGGATATTCGCCTTCCGCATTGGTCGGGTGCTCGAGTTTCGCTGGGTGGATTTCATCGTCGCCACCATACGCACTCCATTGGAGTGTTTATTCGGATGGGGTCCTGTTGCTGCTGCAGCCGTACGGCAGACGATCGGCGCTCGCGCCACGAAAAATAAACTGATTGCGATCCTGCGGGGATTGCTGCTTGCGCTTCCAGTCTTTTTCCTCTTCCTGGCGTTGCTGGCGAGTGCCGACCTGGTATTCGCCGACTACGTGCGGAAGGCCTTCCAATGGCTTGACCTTGATCGACTGATACAGATCCTGCGGCGGTTATTCATTATCCTTTTCGCCACGGCACTCTCACTCGGTGCCCTCGTCATGGCGCTTCGAAAACGGGAAGAAAACATCGCCGGGCACGCGCAAAAGTCTTCGTCACAAATTCTGGGAATCATCGAAGGCGCCGTCGTCCTGATCGTGATCGACCTGCTTTTTGGCGCCTTCGTCGCCATCCAATTTGCTTATCTATTCGGCGGAGAAGCCAACATCACCGCAGCCGGCTACAACTACTCGGAATATGCCCGTAGAGGCTTTTTCGAGTTGACCGTGCTGGCAGTGCTGAGCCTTGGTTTCATCATCGGCTTGAGTCGTTGGACGAAACGCGAAAGCACCTCGGAGAAGAACTGGTTTACTGCGCTGAGTACCTGTCTGGTGGCTTTGATGGGCGTCATTCTGGCTTCCGCAGTCAAGCGGCTGCTGCTGTATGAGGACGCCTACGGATTCACCCGCCTGCGTACTTACACTCACGTGGCAATCGCCTGGATGGGCGTCATGTTCGCCGTCTTCCTCGTCCTGCTCTATCGGGAACGCCTGCGTCGCTTCGCCCCCGTCGCTGCACTTGGGGTGCTCGGTTTCACGCTGACGCTGAATGTGCTGAACGTCGATGCCTTCATCGTGCGTCAAAATATTAAACGGTACACAGATCGCGAAAATACCGAAATCGTCCGAGAAGGCATCACACGGGTCGGTGCCGGATCAGCGGAACTCGATTTGCGCTATCTGTTCGATCTTTCTTACGACGGCGTCCCTGGTCTAGTCGATTTCGCCGATGCGGCGCAGGGAGAAATCCGCACGGAACTCCTCTCTCAATTGGCTTGCGAACGAGGCAAGCTGAATGCGCGTATGGAAAGCCTGAAATGGCCTTCGTTGCACTTTTCCCGGCTGGGCGCGCAAAAGGCGCTCGACGGCATCGCCGATCTACTCGACGAATACCCGGTCACGCACAGCAGAACCGACTGGGTGGTGGAAGTGAACGGCGAGTATGAAGCATGTTATCGTGATTTTGATTGGGATTGA
- a CDS encoding methyltransferase domain-containing protein, with the protein MPIFDHFDILAPLYDRLIRIPENDRLAQVVGLPVAGRLLDAAGGTGRIAQQLVDRAGLVVISDVSFNMLRQSRQKDGLCCAVGSETEKLAFADASFERVIVVDAYHHLLDQELSLREFWRVLAPGGRLVIEEPDIRRFGVKLLALAEKLALFRSHFVLAEKIAKKLAGFGARTRVIRDGATVWIVAEKELR; encoded by the coding sequence ATGCCGATATTCGATCATTTCGACATCCTCGCACCCCTCTACGATCGTTTGATCCGCATCCCGGAGAACGACCGGCTGGCGCAGGTGGTCGGTTTGCCGGTCGCCGGTCGCCTGCTGGACGCCGCGGGTGGGACGGGGCGCATCGCCCAGCAGCTTGTCGATAGAGCGGGCCTGGTGGTCATCAGCGATGTTTCCTTCAACATGCTCCGCCAGTCCCGGCAGAAGGACGGGCTGTGCTGTGCCGTCGGTTCTGAGACCGAGAAATTGGCCTTTGCGGATGCGAGCTTCGAACGGGTGATCGTTGTGGATGCCTACCACCATTTACTGGATCAGGAACTCAGTCTGCGAGAGTTCTGGCGCGTTCTTGCGCCCGGTGGACGTTTGGTCATCGAAGAGCCGGACATCCGCCGCTTCGGCGTGAAGCTGCTCGCTTTGGCGGAGAAACTCGCTTTGTTCCGCAGCCATTTCGTACTGGCGGAGAAGATCGCAAAGAAGTTGGCGGGTTTTGGCGCCAGGACCCGTGTCATCCGCGACGGTGCGACGGTTTGGATCGTGGCCGAGAAGGAACTCCGTTAG
- a CDS encoding GNAT family N-acetyltransferase, producing MESNRARERTKMSGIFIRKKTETDRAWCSSLLRDQWGSARVVSRGRLHHAELLPGLIAELRGEPAGLLTYRVENAECEIVTLNSLLEQHGVATALLEAISEAAVSDGCRRLWLITTNDNIPALRFYQKQGFTLAAIYPDSIRQARKLNPEIPELGWEDIPIRDEIEFERNLQPSGSA from the coding sequence GTGGAGTCAAATCGCGCCCGCGAACGGACAAAGATGTCGGGAATTTTCATCCGCAAAAAGACGGAAACGGATCGAGCCTGGTGCAGCAGTTTGCTTCGCGACCAATGGGGGTCTGCGCGAGTCGTCAGCCGCGGCCGTCTTCACCACGCCGAATTGCTCCCGGGATTGATCGCCGAACTGCGAGGTGAACCCGCTGGCCTCTTGACCTACCGCGTCGAAAACGCAGAGTGTGAAATCGTCACGCTCAACAGTCTGCTGGAGCAGCACGGCGTTGCCACGGCGCTGCTGGAGGCCATCTCTGAGGCAGCCGTTTCGGACGGCTGCCGCCGGTTGTGGCTGATCACCACCAACGACAACATCCCCGCTCTGCGTTTCTATCAGAAGCAGGGATTCACGCTGGCCGCGATCTATCCGGATTCAATCCGGCAAGCCAGAAAACTCAACCCGGAGATACCCGAACTCGGTTGGGAAGACATCCCCATCCGGGACGAGATCGAATTCGAAAGAAACCTGCAACCATCCGGCAGCGCATAA